In the Hordeum vulgare subsp. vulgare chromosome 7H, MorexV3_pseudomolecules_assembly, whole genome shotgun sequence genome, one interval contains:
- the LOC123409475 gene encoding uncharacterized protein LOC123409475 encodes MRPGAEFVAMSHQAGAPTAAPGHGLINGTAAAPHSPWQSPVPYLFGGLAAMLGLIALALLILACSYWKLSRYLDGERDGQAAGEADGEKDSVSGAARPAMDFLEHVVVIMAGDERPTFLAKPVTSRAAKVELASTDAPASASAGGDGQETKMDEQGSEVNSHHGADSASPSRDHHDAASLSGDHDHNVANRSHNHLDDHDHARSSTTALQESSVEINGDTYGRLGSFANPKTYGDTYALLQLQLSEETDNTPHHYYSPSFGAAPLPTSTAMRPGAEFLAASHLAGAPTATPAHGLLNGTAAPHSAWQSPVPYLFGGLAAMLGLIAFALLILACSYWKLSGFLEGGSDGQAAGDADGEKGSASGASKPAMDILDHVVVIMAGDERPTFLAKPVTSRAAEAELAATAAPDASTRAGEVQEKKAGEQGREASSNPGADAASRSRDHHDDAASQSRDHDEDAASRMDNHHHHHHHHDLESSGTTALQESRQ; translated from the exons ATGAGGCCCGGAGCCGAGTTCGTCGCCATGAGCCACCAAGCGGGAGCGCCGACGGCGGCGCCGGGGCATGGGCTGATCAACGGGACGGCGGCGGCGCCGCACTCGCCGTGGCAGTCGCCGGTGCCGTACCTGTTCGGCGGGCTGGCGGCGATGCTGGGGCTCATCGCCTTGGCGCTGCTCATCCTGGCGTGCTCCTACTGGAAGCTCTCCCGGTACCTCGACGGCGAACGGGACGGCCAGGCGGCGGGGGAAGCCGACGGGGAGAAGGACTCGGtgtctggcgcggccaggccggcCATGGATTTCCTGGAGCACGTGGTGGTcatcatggccggcgacgagcggcCCACCTTCCTGGCCAAGCCGGTCACCAGCCGGGCTGCCAAGGTTGAGCTCGCGTCCACGGACGCGCCGGCGAGCGCGAGCGCCGGCGGGGACGGGCAGGAGACGAAGATGGACGAGCAGGGCAGCGAGGTGAACTCGCATCACGGCGCCGACTCGGCGAGCCCGAGCCGTGATCACCACGACGCGGCGAGCCTGAGCGGCGACCATGACCACAACGTGGCCAACCGGAGCCACAACCACCTCGATGACCATGACCATGCGAGGAGCAGCACGACGGCACTGCAAGAAAGCTC AGTGgagattaatggagatacatatgGGAGACTTGGAAGTTTTGCCAATCCAAAGACATATGGAGATACATATGCTCTGCTTCAGTTACAGCTCTCTGAAGAAACGGACAACACTCCACACCATTATTATTCCCCATCTTTCG GCGCAGCTCCTCTGCCCACCAGCACAGCCATGAGGCCCGGAGCAGAGTTCTTGGCCGCGAGCCACCTCGCGGGGGCGCCGACGGCGACGCCGGCGCACGGGCTGCTCAACGGGACGGCGGCGCCGCACTCGGCGTGGCAGTCGCCCGTGCCGTACCTCTTCGGCGGGCTGGCGGCCATGCTGGGGCTCATCGCCTTCGCGCTGCTCATCCTCGCCTGCTCCTACTGGAAGCTCTCCGGGTTCCTCGAAGGCGGCTCCGACGGCCAGGCGGCGGGGGACGCCGACGGGGAGAAGGGCTCGGCGTCCGGCGCGTCCAAGCCGGCCATGGATATCCTGGACCACGTGGTGGTcatcatggccggcgacgagcggcCCACCTTCCTCGCCAAGCCGGTCACCAGCCGGGCCGCCGAGGCGGAGCTCGCTGCCACAGCGGCCCCTGACGCGAGCACGCGCGCTGGCGAAGTGCAGGAGAAGAAGGCGGGCGAGCAGGGCCGCGAGGCGAGCTCAAACCCCGGCGCCGACGCGGCGAGCCGGAGCCGTGATCACCACGACGACGCGGCGAGCCAGAGCCGCGACCATGACGAAGACGCGGCGAGCCGGatggacaaccaccaccaccatcaccatcaccatgaCCTCGAGAGCAGCGGCACGACGGCGCTGCAAGAAAGCCGGCAATAA